A single region of the Longimicrobium terrae genome encodes:
- the nhaR gene encoding transcriptional activator NhaR, giving the protein MTQLNYKHLLYFWTVAREGSVTRACTMLHLTQPAISAQIHKLERSLGEKLFQKSGRNLVLTEAGQVAFRYADDIFRTGHEMVDVLKGRPTGRPLRLAVGIADSIPKLVAYRLLEPALSLGDPVELVLVDDRPDRLLAELSIHALDLVLTDSPLPPTSSVKAYNHLLGECGVTLFATSEQAAELREQWPRSLNGAPFLMPTENTTLRRSLELWLDQEEIRPRTVAHIADSALMMAFGQAGVGVFASPSVIDAEVRRQFRVEAIGAMDTIRERFYAISVERKLKHPAVVAICESARQHLFEPARPHTRKPRQPSRAATMNPPPAAGA; this is encoded by the coding sequence ATGACACAGCTGAACTACAAGCACCTGCTCTACTTCTGGACGGTGGCGCGCGAAGGAAGCGTCACGCGCGCCTGCACCATGCTTCACCTCACGCAGCCGGCCATCAGCGCGCAGATCCACAAGCTGGAGCGGTCGCTGGGGGAAAAGCTGTTCCAGAAGAGCGGCCGCAACCTGGTGCTCACCGAGGCGGGACAGGTGGCCTTCCGCTACGCGGACGACATCTTCCGCACCGGGCACGAGATGGTGGACGTGCTCAAGGGGCGCCCCACCGGCCGGCCGCTGCGCCTGGCCGTGGGGATCGCGGATTCCATCCCCAAGCTGGTGGCCTACCGGCTGCTGGAGCCCGCTCTCTCCCTTGGCGATCCGGTGGAACTGGTGCTGGTGGACGACCGGCCGGACCGCCTGCTCGCTGAACTTTCCATCCACGCGCTGGACCTCGTCCTTACCGACAGCCCGCTTCCGCCCACTTCCAGCGTCAAGGCGTACAACCACCTGCTGGGGGAGTGCGGTGTCACCCTGTTCGCCACCTCCGAGCAGGCCGCGGAACTGCGCGAGCAGTGGCCGCGCTCACTGAACGGCGCCCCCTTCCTGATGCCGACGGAGAACACCACGCTGCGGCGGTCGCTGGAACTGTGGCTGGACCAGGAGGAGATCCGCCCCCGCACCGTGGCCCACATCGCCGACAGCGCGCTGATGATGGCATTCGGCCAGGCCGGCGTGGGCGTGTTCGCGTCGCCCTCCGTGATTGACGCGGAGGTGCGGCGGCAGTTTCGCGTGGAGGCCATCGGCGCGATGGACACCATCCGCGAGCGCTTCTACGCCATCAGCGTGGAGCGCAAGCTCAAGCATCCCGCCGTGGTGGCCATCTGCGAATCCGCGCGCCAGCACCTGTTCGAGCCCGCCCGTCCCCACACCCGCAAGCCGCGCCAGCCATCCCGCGCGGCAACCATGAACCCGCCGCCGGCTGCCGGCGCGTAG
- a CDS encoding zinc metalloprotease HtpX, whose protein sequence is MNNAKVFVLMAGLTALFGGVGALLGGQSGMVMALVFAAVMNVAMYWGSSTMVLRMYGARVVTAAEAPELYEMVDRLRQRAGLPMPVVAIAPHAQPNAFATGRNPEHAVVCVTAGLMDLVSREELEGVVAHELAHIRNRDMLLQTVTATMAGAISNLAHFGLFFGGRDDEDGSPAAALMMAILAPIAAMLIQFAISRQREFKADQVGAQISGRPLALASALARLENGARRIPMDVAPAVAPLAQVNPLAGMGGVSKLFSTHPPTEERIARLQALAA, encoded by the coding sequence ATGAACAACGCCAAGGTTTTCGTGCTGATGGCCGGGCTGACCGCCCTGTTCGGCGGCGTGGGCGCGCTGCTGGGCGGCCAGTCCGGAATGGTGATGGCGCTGGTGTTTGCCGCGGTGATGAACGTGGCGATGTACTGGGGATCGTCCACCATGGTGCTGCGGATGTACGGCGCCCGGGTGGTGACCGCGGCCGAGGCGCCGGAGTTGTACGAGATGGTGGACCGCCTTCGCCAGCGCGCCGGGCTGCCCATGCCGGTGGTGGCCATTGCGCCGCACGCCCAGCCCAACGCCTTTGCCACGGGGCGCAACCCGGAGCACGCCGTGGTGTGCGTGACGGCGGGGCTGATGGACCTGGTGTCGCGCGAGGAGCTGGAAGGCGTGGTGGCGCACGAGCTTGCGCACATCAGGAACCGCGACATGCTGCTGCAGACGGTGACGGCCACCATGGCCGGCGCCATCAGCAACCTGGCGCACTTCGGCCTCTTCTTCGGCGGCCGCGACGACGAGGACGGAAGCCCGGCCGCGGCCCTGATGATGGCGATTCTGGCGCCCATCGCGGCGATGCTGATTCAGTTTGCCATCAGCCGCCAGCGCGAGTTCAAGGCCGACCAGGTGGGCGCGCAGATTTCCGGGCGCCCCCTGGCGCTGGCGAGCGCGCTGGCCCGGCTGGAAAACGGCGCGCGGCGCATTCCCATGGACGTGGCGCCCGCGGTGGCGCCGCTGGCCCAGGTGAACCCGCTGGCGGGAATGGGGGGCGTGTCCAAGCTGTTCAGCACGCACCCGCCCACCGAAGAGCGCATCGCGAGGCTGCAGGCCCTCGCCGCCTGA
- a CDS encoding PIN domain protein: protein MSGQRIYIDTSVIGGCFDSEFAPWSTGLFTDFRLGIYRPVVSEVVEAELVGAPTPVKELWIELLDLHAEMLFVGDEVDTLAKMYEAREILSPKYFNDGLHIALATVAEVDSIVSWNFKHIVNYRRMQLFNAANRDCGYSPVHIRTPREVTRHGRTED, encoded by the coding sequence GTGAGCGGGCAGCGGATCTACATCGATACCTCAGTGATCGGGGGATGCTTCGACTCTGAGTTTGCGCCCTGGTCCACGGGCCTGTTCACGGATTTTCGGCTCGGGATCTATCGTCCGGTGGTTTCCGAGGTGGTCGAGGCGGAACTGGTCGGTGCGCCAACACCTGTGAAGGAGTTGTGGATCGAGCTTCTGGACTTGCATGCAGAAATGCTGTTCGTCGGCGACGAGGTTGACACACTCGCGAAGATGTACGAGGCGCGGGAAATTCTCTCACCCAAGTACTTCAACGACGGCCTGCATATCGCACTCGCGACAGTTGCGGAAGTAGATTCCATCGTGAGTTGGAACTTCAAGCACATCGTGAACTACAGAAGAATGCAGCTGTTTAACGCGGCCAATCGCGACTGTGGATACTCTCCCGTACATATTCGCACTCCAAGAGAGGTGACGCGCCATGGACGAACTGAGGATTGA
- a CDS encoding ATP-binding protein: MTHVISVPPTLDSDAFDAMVDEASRAGDARLLFDARHVRFADPYGMTGLLALGEHFTRDGVKPILQFPQASDVGGYFTRMGFVGAAGAAFEMHDAPRPRIGESGVMLPITAINSHEDVHGVIDELNENRISTLLAEQLGYSRADAIAFSMLLSEVSQNIIEHADAPGWVGIQTYRRWRRIDKRVVVIAVMDLGIGFRGSLDREHSGRFGERWGDATALEAAFIHGVTRFRDPGRGQGLKQIRKKVGRWGGKIAIRSGTARIADVPDWDDGVPMVTDLANFPGSQILIILPAKSETPPAEPAARAAAPARPVRR, encoded by the coding sequence ATGACGCACGTCATCTCCGTACCTCCCACGCTGGACTCCGACGCCTTCGACGCCATGGTCGATGAAGCGTCGCGGGCCGGGGACGCGCGCCTGCTGTTTGACGCGCGCCACGTCCGCTTCGCCGATCCGTACGGCATGACGGGGCTGCTGGCGCTGGGCGAGCACTTCACGCGAGACGGCGTAAAGCCGATCCTGCAGTTTCCGCAGGCGTCGGATGTGGGGGGCTACTTCACGCGCATGGGCTTCGTGGGCGCGGCGGGCGCGGCGTTCGAGATGCACGACGCGCCGCGGCCGCGCATCGGCGAGTCCGGGGTGATGCTGCCCATCACCGCGATCAACTCGCACGAGGACGTGCACGGGGTCATCGACGAGCTGAACGAGAACCGCATCAGCACGCTGCTGGCGGAGCAGCTGGGCTACTCGCGGGCGGACGCCATCGCGTTCAGCATGCTGCTGAGCGAGGTGTCGCAGAACATCATCGAGCACGCGGACGCGCCCGGGTGGGTGGGCATTCAGACGTACCGCCGCTGGCGCCGCATCGACAAGCGCGTGGTGGTGATCGCGGTGATGGACCTGGGTATCGGCTTTCGCGGATCGCTGGACCGGGAGCATTCCGGCCGCTTTGGCGAGCGCTGGGGCGACGCCACGGCGCTGGAAGCGGCGTTCATCCACGGAGTGACGCGCTTTCGCGATCCGGGACGCGGGCAGGGGCTCAAGCAGATCCGCAAGAAGGTGGGGCGCTGGGGGGGAAAGATCGCCATCCGCAGCGGCACCGCGCGCATCGCGGACGTGCCGGACTGGGACGACGGCGTGCCGATGGTGACGGACCTGGCGAACTTTCCCGGGTCACAGATCCTGATCATCCTTCCTGCAAAGTCGGAAACGCCGCCCGCGGAGCCTGCCGCCCGCGCCGCCGCGCCGGCCCGGCCCGTCCGCCGGTAA
- a CDS encoding peptidylprolyl isomerase: MATVTFQTNKGTFTAELYPNEAPGTVDNFTKLVKDGFYDGIIFHRVIPDFVVQGGDPITKEAGGLNNPRVGSGGPGYKIKCETAGNPHKHELGALSMAHAGKDTGGSQFFIVLSEQNTRHLNGVHTVFGKVTEGLDIITQIRAGDKMESVTVNEAAA; the protein is encoded by the coding sequence ATGGCGACCGTTACTTTTCAGACCAACAAGGGCACGTTCACGGCCGAGCTGTACCCCAACGAGGCGCCCGGCACCGTGGACAACTTCACCAAGCTGGTGAAGGACGGCTTCTACGACGGCATCATCTTTCATCGCGTGATTCCGGACTTCGTCGTGCAGGGCGGCGATCCCATCACCAAGGAAGCGGGCGGCCTGAACAACCCGCGCGTGGGCAGCGGCGGCCCGGGCTACAAGATCAAGTGCGAAACGGCCGGCAACCCGCACAAGCACGAACTCGGCGCGCTTTCGATGGCGCACGCCGGCAAGGACACGGGCGGCAGCCAGTTCTTCATCGTGCTGAGCGAGCAGAACACGCGGCACCTGAACGGCGTGCACACCGTGTTCGGCAAGGTGACCGAGGGCCTCGACATCATCACGCAGATCCGCGCCGGCGACAAGATGGAATCGGTGACGGTCAACGAGGCCGCGGCCTGA
- a CDS encoding trans-sulfuration enzyme family protein, with amino-acid sequence MMASHGGLGTRAVHAGDPEPRPNAPVVNPIVPSTTFYMDPDGGGDLLYSRYGNGPNHTVVEARLAALDGGDDALVLGSGMAAMACAMLSLLQAGDHVVATDAIYGGTRALLSTELTRLGITTTYVDFFSPGWREAIRPETRVVLGEFPSNPLLRVADLRPIADAAHEHGAALVVDATFASPFNFRPLEHGADLVMHSATKYLAGHSDVTAGALVGSHARVGEARKRARVWGPMLDPHAAWLLERGMKTLSVRMERHNRNGMEISRWAEGRPEIAHTFYPGLASHPDHEVASRILDGFGGMMGIELRGGGPAASRFVRALRLAKVAPSLGGVESLVSEPRHTSHGAMTPQERADNGIRDGFIRVSLGIEDAADLIADLEQALVAAEDGPEQREAAE; translated from the coding sequence ATGATGGCCAGCCACGGCGGGTTGGGTACGCGCGCGGTTCACGCCGGAGACCCGGAGCCCCGGCCCAACGCGCCGGTGGTGAACCCGATCGTCCCGAGCACCACGTTCTACATGGACCCCGACGGCGGGGGCGACCTGCTGTACTCCCGCTACGGAAACGGGCCCAACCACACGGTGGTGGAGGCGCGGCTGGCGGCGCTGGACGGCGGCGACGACGCGCTGGTGCTGGGAAGCGGGATGGCGGCGATGGCGTGCGCGATGCTTTCGCTGCTGCAGGCCGGCGACCACGTGGTGGCCACGGACGCCATCTACGGCGGAACCCGCGCCCTGCTGAGCACCGAACTGACGCGGCTGGGGATCACCACGACGTACGTGGACTTCTTTTCCCCCGGATGGCGGGAAGCGATCCGTCCGGAAACGCGCGTCGTCCTGGGCGAGTTTCCGTCCAATCCGCTGCTGCGCGTGGCGGACCTGCGCCCCATCGCCGACGCGGCGCACGAGCACGGCGCGGCGCTGGTGGTGGACGCGACCTTTGCGTCGCCCTTCAACTTCCGCCCGCTGGAGCACGGGGCGGACCTGGTGATGCACAGCGCCACCAAGTACCTGGCCGGTCACAGCGACGTGACCGCCGGCGCGCTGGTGGGGAGCCATGCGCGGGTGGGCGAGGCGCGCAAGCGGGCGCGCGTGTGGGGGCCCATGCTGGATCCGCACGCGGCGTGGCTGCTGGAGCGCGGGATGAAGACGCTGTCCGTGCGCATGGAGCGCCACAACCGCAACGGGATGGAGATTTCCCGCTGGGCGGAGGGGCGGCCGGAGATCGCGCACACCTTCTATCCCGGGCTGGCCTCGCACCCGGACCACGAGGTGGCGTCGCGCATTCTGGACGGCTTTGGCGGGATGATGGGGATTGAACTGCGCGGCGGCGGGCCCGCGGCGTCGCGCTTCGTGCGGGCGTTGCGGCTGGCCAAGGTGGCGCCCAGCCTGGGCGGCGTGGAATCGCTGGTCTCCGAGCCGCGCCACACCTCGCATGGCGCCATGACGCCGCAGGAACGGGCGGACAACGGCATCCGCGACGGCTTCATCCGCGTGTCTCTCGGCATCGAGGACGCGGCAGACCTGATCGCGGATCTGGAGCAGGCGCTCGTGGCCGCGGAAGACGGCCCGGAGCAGCGCGAAGCGGCGGAGTGA
- a CDS encoding YpdA family putative bacillithiol disulfide reductase, which produces MTEIVDIAVVGAGPCGLAVGIAAEQAGLSCTLFDRGAITQAMMDHPTYVTYFSGPEKLEIGGIPFTTSGDKPSRREALRYYRKTAEFYRLDVRQYEEVTEVARDGELFVLRTTARGGQHEHRARNVVVATGYYDNPRLLNVPGAELPKVRYYFDEPYPYWNQDVVVIGGGNSSSDAALLCWREGARVTMVHLFEGIDRGVKPWVKPDIENRIAEGSIPALWRHQLVEIRPGEVVAESLETGERVVIPNDWVLAMTGYEPDPWLLRSLGTTIDPITGVPVHDPATMETDVPGVFVAGVVVSGHDANKIFIENGKLHGPLIAARAAARRVGGLTPDEVRT; this is translated from the coding sequence ATGACCGAGATCGTCGACATCGCAGTGGTGGGCGCGGGGCCGTGCGGGCTGGCCGTGGGGATCGCGGCGGAACAGGCGGGGCTGAGCTGCACGCTCTTTGACCGCGGCGCCATCACGCAGGCCATGATGGATCATCCCACGTACGTCACCTACTTCAGCGGGCCGGAAAAGCTGGAGATCGGCGGCATTCCCTTCACCACCTCCGGCGACAAGCCGTCGCGGCGCGAGGCGCTGCGCTACTACCGGAAGACGGCCGAATTCTACCGGCTGGACGTGCGGCAGTACGAAGAGGTGACGGAGGTCGCGCGCGATGGCGAACTGTTCGTGCTGCGCACCACGGCGCGGGGCGGACAGCACGAGCACCGCGCGCGCAACGTGGTGGTGGCCACCGGCTACTACGACAATCCGCGCCTGCTGAACGTGCCCGGCGCGGAACTGCCCAAGGTGCGCTACTACTTCGACGAGCCGTACCCGTACTGGAACCAGGACGTCGTCGTCATCGGCGGGGGCAACTCGTCGTCAGACGCGGCGCTGCTCTGCTGGCGCGAGGGCGCGCGGGTGACGATGGTCCACCTGTTCGAGGGGATCGACCGCGGCGTGAAGCCGTGGGTGAAGCCGGACATCGAGAACCGCATCGCCGAAGGCTCCATCCCCGCCCTGTGGCGCCACCAGCTGGTGGAGATCCGCCCGGGCGAGGTCGTGGCCGAAAGCCTGGAAACGGGCGAGCGCGTCGTGATCCCCAACGACTGGGTGCTGGCGATGACGGGATACGAGCCGGACCCGTGGCTCCTGCGCAGCCTGGGAACGACCATCGACCCCATCACCGGCGTCCCCGTGCACGACCCCGCGACGATGGAAACGGACGTGCCCGGCGTGTTCGTGGCTGGCGTCGTGGTCAGCGGGCACGACGCCAACAAGATCTTCATCGAGAACGGCAAGCTGCACGGCCCGCTGATCGCCGCCCGGGCGGCCGCGCGCCGCGTGGGCGGGCTCACCCCAGACGAGGTCCGCACGTGA
- a CDS encoding STAS domain-containing protein: MTATSGDLFASALSTDRDALLDAWLREQASARNGRAGLISAAELRQQGAEFIELLNAAVVAGGGEVAGAAFNGVRDLLSRVSRQWALQGLSPTETATFVFSLKQPVFSRIQQDGADSEARMDGLWRATAVLDALGLFTTEVYQRSREEVIHRQQMELMELSTPVVKLWDGILALPLIGTLDSARTQVVMESLLQRIVDTGCAVAIIDITGVPMVDTLVAQHLIKTVAAARLMGAECIISGIRPQIAQTIVHLGVDLGPVATKATLADAFRLALRQTGQSLVAAAPAQAARRS, translated from the coding sequence ATGACGGCCACCAGCGGCGACCTGTTCGCCTCCGCCCTGTCCACCGACCGCGACGCGCTGCTGGACGCGTGGCTTCGCGAACAGGCCTCCGCGCGCAACGGGCGCGCCGGCCTCATTTCCGCGGCGGAGCTGCGGCAGCAGGGCGCCGAGTTCATTGAACTGCTGAACGCCGCCGTGGTGGCGGGCGGGGGCGAGGTCGCCGGCGCCGCCTTCAACGGCGTGCGCGACCTGCTGAGCCGCGTGTCGCGGCAGTGGGCGCTGCAGGGACTGTCGCCCACGGAAACGGCCACCTTCGTCTTTTCCCTCAAGCAGCCCGTCTTCAGCCGCATCCAGCAGGACGGCGCGGATTCCGAGGCGCGGATGGACGGGCTGTGGCGCGCCACCGCCGTGCTGGACGCGCTGGGCCTGTTCACCACCGAGGTGTACCAGCGCAGCCGCGAGGAAGTCATTCACCGGCAGCAGATGGAACTGATGGAGCTCAGCACCCCGGTGGTGAAGCTGTGGGACGGCATTCTGGCCCTGCCGCTCATCGGCACGCTGGACAGCGCCCGCACGCAGGTGGTGATGGAAAGCCTGCTGCAGCGCATCGTGGATACGGGGTGCGCGGTGGCCATCATCGACATCACCGGCGTGCCCATGGTGGACACCCTGGTGGCGCAGCACCTGATCAAGACGGTGGCGGCGGCGCGGCTGATGGGGGCGGAGTGCATCATCAGCGGCATCCGCCCGCAGATCGCGCAGACCATCGTGCACCTGGGGGTGGACCTGGGCCCCGTGGCCACCAAGGCCACCCTGGCCGACGCATTCCGCCTGGCGCTGCGGCAGACCGGCCAGTCGCTGGTGGCGGCCGCGCCGGCGCAGGCCGCGCGGCGGAGCTGA
- a CDS encoding STAS domain-containing protein has translation MDRIPILRLGELLLVSIQVDMHDRLALALQDDLAERIVQTGAQGVLIDISALEIVDSFIGRVLANIASVARVLDAETVVVGMQPAVAITLVELGLTLPGIRTALDVNRGMALLRESVFDAPAAEGMDDPFAE, from the coding sequence ATGGACCGCATTCCCATTCTGCGCCTGGGGGAGCTGCTGCTGGTTTCCATCCAGGTCGACATGCACGACCGGCTGGCCCTGGCGCTGCAGGACGACCTGGCGGAGCGCATCGTCCAGACCGGGGCGCAGGGCGTGCTGATTGACATCTCCGCGCTGGAGATCGTGGATTCGTTCATCGGCCGCGTGCTGGCCAACATCGCCTCCGTGGCCCGCGTGCTGGACGCGGAAACGGTCGTGGTGGGAATGCAGCCCGCCGTCGCCATCACCCTGGTGGAGCTGGGACTCACCCTGCCCGGCATCCGCACCGCGCTGGACGTGAACCGCGGGATGGCGCTGCTGCGGGAGTCGGTGTTCGACGCCCCGGCCGCGGAGGGCATGGATGATCCCTTCGCGGAGTGA
- a CDS encoding anti-sigma regulatory factor produces MIPSRSEDHPLRTDEDVVRMRQAVRGLAKEMGFSLVDQTKLVTAASELGRNAVVYGGGGSARLDTLLGGPRPGLRLLVSDDGPGIPDLELALRDGYTSGNGLGLGLSGSRRLMDEFRIDTAPGAGTRVEIVKWK; encoded by the coding sequence ATGATCCCTTCGCGGAGTGAGGACCACCCGCTGCGCACCGACGAGGACGTGGTACGCATGCGGCAGGCGGTGCGCGGCCTGGCCAAGGAGATGGGATTCTCCCTCGTGGACCAGACCAAGCTGGTGACCGCCGCCTCGGAGCTGGGGCGCAACGCGGTGGTGTACGGCGGCGGCGGATCGGCCCGGCTGGACACCCTGCTGGGCGGCCCGCGCCCCGGGCTGCGGCTGCTGGTGAGCGACGACGGCCCCGGCATTCCCGACCTGGAGCTGGCGCTGCGCGATGGATACACGTCGGGAAACGGGCTGGGTCTGGGGCTGAGCGGAAGCCGCCGCCTCATGGACGAATTCCGCATCGATACGGCGCCGGGCGCCGGCACCCGGGTGGAGATCGTCAAGTGGAAGTAG
- a CDS encoding SpoIIE family protein phosphatase — protein sequence MEVDVVCRSIVVMEPSQVGEARREVSRLAAALGWTEAEAGRAALVATEAATNLIKHTPRGGEILVRRIAGGGVTGLELLVLDRGAGMADMSAAMVDGVSSAGTSGTGLGALGRVSDHFEGWSAPGAGTALLARLWPRTPGPMDAPAVGAVCSPYPGEEACGDRWAHAEDGGRHLLLVVDGLGHGIGAAEAAESASAAFYRALPPSPMAGMETLHAALRGTRGAAAALAEVRPAEGTVRFCGIGNVAAHVVAPGRRASLVSHAGIVGHQVRKFQEFEAAFPPGAVLVMHTDGVSAQWDADRYPGLAARDPALLAAVLFRDFRRGRDDATVAALRPGARG from the coding sequence GTGGAAGTAGACGTGGTGTGCCGCTCCATCGTGGTGATGGAGCCCTCGCAGGTGGGCGAGGCCCGGCGCGAGGTGTCGCGCCTGGCCGCGGCGCTGGGATGGACCGAGGCGGAGGCCGGGCGCGCCGCCCTGGTGGCCACCGAGGCCGCCACCAACCTGATCAAGCACACCCCCCGGGGCGGCGAGATCCTGGTGCGCCGCATCGCCGGCGGAGGCGTGACCGGGCTGGAGCTGCTGGTGCTGGACCGCGGCGCGGGAATGGCCGACATGTCGGCCGCCATGGTGGACGGCGTGTCCAGCGCGGGCACGTCCGGCACGGGGCTGGGCGCGCTGGGGCGCGTGTCCGACCACTTTGAGGGATGGAGCGCGCCCGGGGCGGGAACGGCGCTGCTGGCCCGCCTGTGGCCGCGCACCCCCGGGCCGATGGACGCGCCGGCGGTGGGCGCCGTGTGCAGCCCCTACCCCGGCGAAGAAGCGTGCGGCGACCGGTGGGCGCACGCGGAAGACGGCGGGCGCCACCTTCTGCTGGTGGTGGACGGGCTGGGGCACGGCATCGGCGCGGCGGAGGCGGCGGAATCCGCGTCCGCCGCCTTTTATCGAGCCCTTCCCCCTTCGCCCATGGCGGGGATGGAAACGCTGCACGCGGCGCTGCGCGGCACCCGCGGAGCGGCGGCGGCACTGGCCGAGGTGCGCCCGGCGGAGGGCACCGTCCGCTTCTGCGGGATCGGCAACGTGGCCGCGCACGTGGTGGCGCCCGGGCGGCGCGCCTCGCTGGTTTCGCACGCGGGGATCGTGGGCCACCAGGTGCGCAAGTTCCAGGAGTTCGAGGCCGCCTTCCCCCCCGGCGCCGTGCTGGTGATGCACACCGACGGGGTTTCGGCGCAGTGGGACGCGGACCGCTACCCGGGGCTGGCGGCGCGCGACCCGGCGCTGCTGGCCGCGGTGCTGTTCCGCGATTTCCGGCGCGGCCGCGACGACGCCACGGTGGCGGCGCTGCGGCCGGGCGCCCGCGGATGA
- a CDS encoding ATP-binding protein, translated as MSALLAVSIARDTDVVPARQRARQMALLLGMDAQDAVRIATAVSEIARNAWEYAGGGRVEFAVAGEPGAQRLEVTVSDRGPGIPHLDAVLAGTWRSAGGMGVGLAGAHRLVDRVTVDTAPGRGTRVTLARALPPGAPLVDAAAASRLAEQLARERPADPADEVRRQNQELLGALAALRERQEEMERLNGELEDTNRGVVALYTELEEQAEQLRRANRLQAQFLSYVSHEFRTPLDAMLALTELLLNRVDGPLTAEQETQVGFVRTSAADLLQMVDELLDAARMEAGQVEVRPAPFSADDLFSALRATFRPLHARREVALVFEDAAGVPELHTDEGKVSQVLRNLISNALKFTRAGEVRVSVHTSEPGWAAFRVADTGIGIPEAERHRIFQDFAQVESPLQRGARGTGLGLALSRRFALLLGGTLEVDSTPAVGSVFTLRIPLRFAGTPPSEAPHAIV; from the coding sequence ATGAGCGCGCTGCTCGCCGTTTCCATCGCCCGCGACACCGACGTGGTCCCCGCCCGGCAGCGGGCGCGGCAGATGGCGCTGCTGCTGGGGATGGACGCGCAGGACGCCGTCCGCATCGCCACGGCCGTGTCGGAGATCGCCCGCAACGCCTGGGAGTACGCCGGGGGCGGCCGGGTGGAGTTCGCGGTGGCGGGAGAGCCGGGGGCACAACGGCTGGAAGTCACCGTATCGGACCGCGGGCCGGGGATTCCGCACCTGGACGCGGTGCTGGCGGGTACCTGGCGCTCGGCCGGCGGGATGGGGGTGGGGCTGGCGGGGGCGCACCGGCTGGTGGACCGCGTCACCGTCGACACCGCGCCCGGCCGCGGGACGAGGGTCACGCTGGCGCGCGCCCTTCCCCCCGGCGCGCCCCTCGTGGACGCGGCCGCCGCGTCGCGCCTGGCCGAGCAGCTGGCGCGCGAGCGTCCGGCGGACCCGGCGGACGAGGTGCGCCGGCAGAACCAGGAGCTGCTGGGGGCCCTGGCCGCGCTGCGCGAGCGGCAGGAAGAGATGGAGCGGCTGAACGGCGAGCTGGAAGACACCAACCGCGGCGTGGTGGCGCTGTACACCGAGCTGGAAGAGCAGGCCGAGCAGCTGCGGCGCGCCAACCGCCTGCAGGCGCAGTTTCTGTCCTACGTGAGCCACGAGTTCCGCACCCCGCTGGACGCCATGCTGGCGCTGACCGAGCTGCTGCTGAACCGCGTGGACGGGCCGCTGACCGCCGAGCAGGAAACGCAGGTGGGCTTCGTGCGCACCTCCGCGGCCGACCTGCTGCAGATGGTGGACGAACTGCTGGACGCCGCCCGCATGGAGGCGGGACAGGTGGAGGTGCGTCCCGCGCCTTTTTCCGCCGACGACCTGTTCAGCGCCCTGCGCGCCACCTTTCGCCCGCTGCACGCCCGCAGGGAGGTGGCGCTGGTGTTCGAAGACGCCGCGGGCGTTCCCGAACTGCACACGGACGAAGGCAAGGTTTCGCAGGTGCTGCGCAATCTGATTTCCAACGCGCTCAAGTTCACCCGCGCGGGCGAGGTGCGCGTGTCGGTGCACACCTCCGAGCCGGGCTGGGCCGCGTTCCGCGTCGCCGACACGGGAATCGGCATCCCGGAAGCGGAGCGGCACCGCATCTTTCAGGATTTCGCGCAGGTGGAGTCTCCCCTGCAGCGCGGCGCGCGGGGCACGGGACTCGGCCTTGCCCTGTCGCGCCGCTTCGCCCTGCTTCTGGGCGGCACGCTGGAGGTGGACAGCACGCCGGCGGTCGGCTCCGTGTTCACTCTGCGAATCCCTCTGCGGTTCGCGGGCACCCCGCCATCCGAAGCGCCCCATGCAATCGTCTGA